A genomic window from Silene latifolia isolate original U9 population chromosome Y, ASM4854445v1, whole genome shotgun sequence includes:
- the LOC141632459 gene encoding uncharacterized protein LOC141632459 gives MSGNWKAICKTRDLLLNGYSQGVWLADIRGYSVKSGYDWLRLKETKLGWAKLIWNPMALPKHSFVNWLIMRNALNTKEKLHRLGIIPDDMCCICQAGSETVMHLFQQCHYFREILHLVCSWLQITEPQGNQIIWIGRRNWTLVHREVCLSVFMAVTYSIWQQRNSARLEGVILRPTALFVQCKNLMKIRLLNYLSRVKMSKDRDWITSLLS, from the coding sequence ATGAGTGGCAATTGGAAAGCTATATGTAAGACCAGGGACTTGTTACTGAATGGTTACTCTCAAGGTGTATGGCTTGCTGATATTAGGGGTTATTCTGTTAAGTCTGGTTATGATTGGCTCAGACTTAAGGAAACTAAGCTGGGATGGGCTAAACTAATATGGAATCCTATGGCTCTTCCTAAGCATTCATTCGTGAATTGGTTGATAATGAGGAATGCACTGAATACTAAAGAGAAGCTGCACAGGCTGGGCATAATTCCTGATGATATGTGCTGCATCTGTCAGGCTGGTTCTGAGACTGTAATGCATTTGTTTCAGCAGTGTCATTACTTCAGAGAGATTTTACACCTGGTCTGCTCTTGGCTGCAGATCACTGAACCGCAGGGGAATCAGATCATCTGGATAGGAAGAAGGAACTGGACACTGGTTCATCGGGAAGTTTGCTTATCAGTGTTCATGGCTGTTACTTATTCTATCTGGCAACAACGTAATTCAGCCCGTTTGGAAGGAGTGATTTTGAGACCTACTGCTTTGTTCGTTCAATGTAAAAACCTGATGAAAATTAGGCTTCTTAATTACCTTAGTAGGGTCAAAATGTCGAAGGATAGAGATTGGATTACTAGTCTTTTAAGCTAA